The genomic DNA GACAGGCAGGAAGCTTGTCCTACGGAGTTCATTGTGGGCTATCCATAACCCACAATCTTTTTCATCTCCGAATTGGCATTTCGAATTGACCTTCTGGGATGATGTGCGAGCGGGAATCGAGATCAGCTTCGCGTGTCACTTGACTCGGCCCGGTAGCCCATTCCGAAGTCGCCCATAGCAACCATGTGTTGGAAACTTCTTCCGAAACTTGCAACATGGTTGTGTTGAGGTCTTTGGAGGTCAAATCCTTGTTTGGGAGAATCGCTTCCAGCAGGAATCGCTGAACATCTTTGTTGTATCCAAAGTGGAAACAGGATTCGAGTTCAGAGCCAGCGGCTAGCAGTTCGAGCAGATGCTTTTCGGAAATTTCACTTTCAGGCCGAGGATCGAGCCAGGCGCGAATGCGAACTTTCGATTGATCGTTTGTCAACTTCAAAGAAAAGAAGACTTCAATCTCCTGATCGTTCATCTCGGCTTGGTAGGCAACATCGTATTGCGAGCCGACCAATTTGGGAGTCAGTTGTAAGTTCTGAATCAATCGACCGAGATCATTCAGCGTCAGCTGAGTTTGGGTAGCTGACGATTCTGCGATTTGTTTCACTGGGAAAGCTGGCTTCTTGTTTTCCGCGACCGGACTATTCGGCTGTGCTGAAGAAGCCGATGGGAAGCGATTGCTCATCTCAACAGGTGTCGGAACCGCTTGAGTTGATGACTCCCCAGATGATGGCTGAAAGGTCGGAAACTTAGCCGATTGAGCAGAACATTCACCAACTGTGAGTCCACAGGTCAGGGCGAAAGTTGTCAGTAGAAATAATTTTTTGCATCGCATTAGAGGCACTCCGTTGCCTGATCAGGATCCCGATTCCGAATGGAAACGAAAGGGATTTGCGACGTCATTTCATCATGAATCAAACGTCGACTCTTTTATTTTCCTTCAGCTTGCTCACCGAACAACGCCTCCAGACAAATCTGGGACCACGTCTCAAACTGGTCTAATTGTTCCAATAATTCCGCAGGAGAGGAAAACCTTGTTTGTATCATCGACGCTTCTTTAGGGAAAACTTTGGGATTATCCACATTAAAGAGGTGAACAATGCCTAAATGGACTTTTCCGACCTCAGTAATGTCATCATTCAGGATGCCGACCAGTTCTTGAGTGTATTCTCCCTGGATTTCGATTTCTTCATCAATTTCCCGACGCATCCCCAGTATATACGCGTGTTCGGTCTCTGACTCATCCAGTGTCGAAATATGTCCACCAACTCCAATCGAACGTTTGCGATGCAGGCGGGATTCCCCCTGGTCGGTTCCGCGTTCGTAATGAAAAACCTGGCCATCGTGCATGAAAATACAGTAGGGAATAAGTTGTTTGAAGCTGGTGTCCTGCTCCATTTCATCGCGTGGTCGGTATGACGTGTGCATCGGATCGAGCAGCGTTTTCATGTAAGGCTCGGTATTTCGATTGAACCCCTGAAAATGTCCAATTTCGTGAAACAGCATGGTCGGGACAACAAGGACCTGTTCGATAGAAGTCTGCTCCGTCATGGGATTCCCTCAATTTTCCTGATGCAATAGCAGGCGATGATGTGATATACTTTAATGAGATAGTAGTGCCTGCAAGGATTTCTCGCACTATAATCACCCCTGCCGCAAACCTCAAACGGCCCGCCGCCGCAATCCAAATTGCCAGCCGTATTTAGCTAGCAGTCCGACCGATGCTGACTCACGGAGATAATCAATGAATCCGATTTTTCGCAAGAGAATTTCCAGACGATCCATTTTACGTGGAGCCGGTGCGGCTCTGGCATTGCCGTTTCTCGACAGTATGGTTCCGGCCCTCAACGCGAACGAAGCTCTGGAAAAACCGCCTTTGAGAAACGCATTCCTGTTTATGCCGAATGGCGTGAACCCGAAGAACTTCACCCCACCGGGCGACGGTGAAAAGTTCGAACTCACTCCAATGCTGCAGCCTCTGGTCAATGTCAAAGATGACATCATGCTGCTGGAAAATCTCTGGAACGAACAGACTTCCGGCCGTAATGGCCACTGGCCCAAAGTGCCCGCGTTCCTATCTGGTGGGTTTGTCGTCCGAACTTCCGGTCGCGATATGGATACGGGTGGAGTGTCTGTCGATCAATTACTCGCATCAACCATTGGACAGGGAACACCACTTCCGTCTTTTGAACTCGGCGTCGATGAGGCCTATACCGGTGTCGATAACATTGGCGGTGGGTTCACCCGCATTTATGGTTCGCACATCGCCTGGCGCGATCCGCACACGCCCGTCCCCAAAGAAATCATTCCTCAACTGGCCTTTGATCGACTCTTCCGCACCGGGCCTGCTGCTCCAGTTGTTTCCGGATTTTCAACTGCTCATCCTGCTGTCGCAAAATCGTTGGCTCGGGACGACATCAGCGTGCTCGATCTCGTTCTTGAAGATGCCCACGCGATGCGAAATCGTGTTGGTATGAATGATCGTGCCAAAATTGACGAGTATCTCGAATCCGTTCGAGCGGTGGAACGACGAATTGAAAATTCGCTCAAACCACAAAAACGCTGGATCAACGAATCCGGCTACGATGTCAAACGCCCAGGAGCAGGCATTCCAGACAAGCACATCGAACACGTGCAATTGATGCTCGACATCATGATCCTCGCCTTCTGGACCGATACCACCCGCGTTGGCACATTCATGTTCGGGAACGCTCAGACAGGTCGAAACTTCTCCTTCATCGACGGCGTCAACGGCAGCTTCCATGGCTTGTCTCATCATCGGAATGAAGAAGATAAACTGATCCAGTACGAAAAAATCGGCACTTGGCACATGGCTCAACTGGCATACGTCATTGAGAAGATGCGTTCCCTCAAAGAAGCCGACGGAACCCTGCTCGATCATTCCCTGGTCATGTTCGGCTCCACTTTGAAAGATGGCAACAAGCACGACAACCACGACCTGCCCATTATCATGGCTGGCCGCGGCAACGGCATTCTCACTCCCGGCCGTCGCGTCCGCTATAAGAAAGATACGCCGCTCTGTAATCTGTATCTCACCTTGTTGCAAAAACAGGGGATCGAACGCAAAACCTTCGGCGACAGCAACGGAACACTTGATCGATTAGCTTAGATCGCGTGTGCCACGGCTCTGTGAGCCGTGCGAATTACAATTGAAGTCCCATTACACGGCTCACAGAGCCGTGGCACCTATAAATCGATAATCCTTCCAAATCACACATTTCCAATAAAATCTTCTTACGAAACTCTTCAATGCCGCGTACACCAATTGAACCCTCAAACTGGAGTCGGCATTGAAGATTGCACACATCATTACCCGCATGATCATCGGTGGAGCGCAGCAGAATACGCTGCACACCATTGAAGATCATCTGCGCGAACATGGAGATGATGTGACGTTATTCACCGGTCCAACGACCGGTCCTGAAGGTTCGCTGATGGATCTTGTGCATGCTTCTGGTTGCCGGGTCATCGAAATCCCATCGTTGCTTCGCAAGCTGCAAACGCTGCATGAACTGGCCGCACTTCGACAAATTAAATCGGCTCTGAGAGAACTTCAGCCGGACATCGTGCACACTCACAGTTCAAAAGCCGGAATTATCGGTCGTAAGGCTGCTTATGATTTGAAGCTGCCCTGTGTCCACACAATTCACGGAGCCGCCTTTCACTACGGGCAGAATAAGATCCTTTATCGCGTTTATCGCAAAGCCGAGAAGATTGCTCAGAAGTGGACCGATCATTACATCA from Rubinisphaera italica includes the following:
- a CDS encoding phosphoesterase, encoding MTEQTSIEQVLVVPTMLFHEIGHFQGFNRNTEPYMKTLLDPMHTSYRPRDEMEQDTSFKQLIPYCIFMHDGQVFHYERGTDQGESRLHRKRSIGVGGHISTLDESETEHAYILGMRREIDEEIEIQGEYTQELVGILNDDITEVGKVHLGIVHLFNVDNPKVFPKEASMIQTRFSSPAELLEQLDQFETWSQICLEALFGEQAEGK
- a CDS encoding DUF1552 domain-containing protein encodes the protein MNPIFRKRISRRSILRGAGAALALPFLDSMVPALNANEALEKPPLRNAFLFMPNGVNPKNFTPPGDGEKFELTPMLQPLVNVKDDIMLLENLWNEQTSGRNGHWPKVPAFLSGGFVVRTSGRDMDTGGVSVDQLLASTIGQGTPLPSFELGVDEAYTGVDNIGGGFTRIYGSHIAWRDPHTPVPKEIIPQLAFDRLFRTGPAAPVVSGFSTAHPAVAKSLARDDISVLDLVLEDAHAMRNRVGMNDRAKIDEYLESVRAVERRIENSLKPQKRWINESGYDVKRPGAGIPDKHIEHVQLMLDIMILAFWTDTTRVGTFMFGNAQTGRNFSFIDGVNGSFHGLSHHRNEEDKLIQYEKIGTWHMAQLAYVIEKMRSLKEADGTLLDHSLVMFGSTLKDGNKHDNHDLPIIMAGRGNGILTPGRRVRYKKDTPLCNLYLTLLQKQGIERKTFGDSNGTLDRLA